A genomic window from Dehalococcoidia bacterium includes:
- a CDS encoding acetylornithine transaminase, which produces MTDWQELERKYLMNTFKRLPVTLVRGEGARVWDDRGREYLDFVGGWAVNVLGHAHPEIVHAVSEQARTLIQTSNQFYTVPQIRLAELLIENSCLDRVFFCNSGAEATEGAVKLARRYGRLHLDGAYEVITAINSFHGRTLAMVAATGQLKHQEPYVPLPEGFVHVDYNDIGAIKRATGKKICAVMLEAIQGEGGVNVPDDGYLKQVRSWCDEQGILLILDEIQTGMGRTGTLFAYQHCGIEPDIMTLAKGLGGGVPIGAFLAKERASVFGPGDHGSTFGGNPLACAAAYATLNYILEHNIVENCRQVGNYLQASLQGLKAKFENIVEVRGRGLLVAVELSSDIADGVVKSCLEEGLLLNAVKPNAIRFMPPLIIGESEVDKAMGILERVLARVRTVKS; this is translated from the coding sequence ATGACAGATTGGCAGGAACTGGAACGAAAATACCTGATGAACACCTTCAAGCGTCTGCCGGTGACCCTGGTGCGGGGTGAAGGGGCGAGGGTTTGGGATGACAGGGGGAGGGAGTACCTCGACTTTGTCGGCGGATGGGCGGTGAATGTCCTGGGCCACGCCCACCCTGAAATAGTGCACGCCGTTTCGGAGCAGGCGCGCACCCTGATCCAGACGTCAAATCAATTTTATACTGTGCCCCAGATACGCCTGGCGGAGCTTCTTATCGAGAATAGCTGCCTGGACAGGGTCTTCTTCTGCAATAGCGGTGCTGAGGCCACTGAAGGGGCGGTAAAGCTCGCCCGCAGATATGGCAGGCTCCATCTGGATGGTGCCTATGAGGTCATTACGGCTATTAACTCCTTTCATGGTCGCACCCTGGCGATGGTCGCCGCAACCGGGCAGCTCAAGCATCAGGAGCCATACGTTCCATTGCCTGAAGGCTTTGTCCATGTGGATTACAATGATATCGGTGCCATCAAGCGAGCCACGGGTAAAAAGATCTGTGCCGTGATGCTGGAGGCTATTCAGGGAGAGGGAGGGGTAAATGTTCCCGATGATGGTTACCTGAAACAGGTGCGCTCCTGGTGCGATGAACAGGGCATCCTGCTCATCCTGGACGAGATTCAAACCGGGATGGGGCGAACCGGGACGCTATTTGCATACCAGCACTGTGGCATTGAGCCGGACATAATGACACTGGCCAAGGGATTGGGGGGCGGTGTGCCGATAGGTGCCTTCCTGGCAAAGGAGAGAGCCTCCGTCTTTGGTCCGGGGGATCATGGTTCCACCTTCGGTGGCAATCCCCTCGCCTGCGCCGCGGCCTACGCTACCCTGAATTATATCCTGGAGCACAATATCGTGGAAAATTGTCGACAGGTGGGAAATTATCTGCAGGCCAGCCTTCAGGGACTGAAGGCTAAGTTTGAAAATATCGTTGAGGTCAGGGGGCGAGGCCTTCTGGTGGCTGTCGAGTTATCCAGTGACATCGCTGATGGTGTGGTGAAATCCTGCCTCGAGGAGGGCTTGCTGCTCAACGCGGTAAAGCCCAACGCCATCCGCTTCATGCCACCGCTTATTATCGGTGAGAGCGAGGTGGATAAAGCGATGGGTATCCTCGAGAGGGTTTTAGCCAGGGTGAGAACGGTTAAATCGTAA
- the argB gene encoding acetylglutamate kinase, with amino-acid sequence MKKPIVVKIGGSTFGSPDFIGVIEDLVALQIEGKSLVVVHGGANVVTDWLSRLGIATRIVDGLRATPDHQTLQVVVGVLCGVVNKELVAAIQSRGGRAMGLSGIDGRLIEAKVRSEELGLIGEVVKVNPEPLEILLKEGYIPVVAPSGFGVEKAKPLNVNADPAAGALAAALGAEMLILLTDVAGVIDGSGKLLSRILPDEARSLINSGVIAGGMIPKVEACLTALTTVPLTQIVDGRVPHALAEAVRGRENGTIIAWE; translated from the coding sequence ATGAAAAAGCCCATCGTAGTCAAGATCGGAGGAAGTACCTTCGGCAGCCCCGATTTTATCGGGGTCATCGAGGACCTGGTCGCACTGCAGATAGAGGGTAAGAGCCTGGTGGTGGTCCATGGCGGCGCCAATGTGGTGACCGATTGGCTATCGAGGCTGGGCATCGCCACCAGGATTGTCGATGGGCTGAGGGCAACGCCGGATCACCAGACGCTCCAGGTGGTGGTCGGGGTGCTCTGTGGCGTGGTCAATAAGGAGCTTGTGGCCGCCATCCAGTCGCGGGGCGGGCGGGCGATGGGCCTAAGCGGCATCGACGGTCGCCTCATCGAGGCAAAGGTTAGGAGTGAGGAGCTCGGTCTCATCGGGGAGGTGGTGAAGGTTAACCCGGAGCCTTTGGAGATCCTGCTGAAGGAGGGCTATATTCCCGTGGTTGCCCCCTCGGGCTTTGGGGTCGAGAAAGCGAAGCCGCTAAATGTCAATGCCGATCCTGCTGCCGGTGCGCTCGCCGCCGCCCTCGGGGCGGAGATGCTCATCCTGCTCACCGATGTGGCCGGAGTCATAGATGGCTCGGGGAAGCTGCTGTCCCGCATCTTGCCCGATGAGGCGCGCTCGCTCATCAACTCGGGTGTTATTGCCGGCGGGATGATCCCCAAGGTGGAGGCGTGCCTTACTGCCCTCACCACCGTGCCGCTAACCCAGATCGTAGATGGTCGGGTGCCTCATGCGCTGGCTGAGGCGGTAAGAGGAAGGGAAAACGGGACGATAATTGCCTGGGAGTAA
- the argJ gene encoding bifunctional glutamate N-acetyltransferase/amino-acid acetyltransferase ArgJ, translating to MKTLPGGTVTSPRGFLAGATRAGLKTKGDLDLGILYSEVSCVAAGLFTTNRIKAAPVIWCQRHIAAGKSQAIVANAGCANACIGEQGLEDAAEMARLAARRLGIEPQDVLVASTGVIGERLPIDLIGIGIERVALSQEGGHELARAILTTDTCTKEVAVAADDDEFTIGGIAKGSGMIHPNLGTLLCFLATDAAIDAHFLEKALGEAVDTSFNMVTVDGDTSPNDTVLILANGTSGVVGSIGEGTKQAEEFQAALTEVCNYLARRIARDGEGATRLIEVTVDGALTLDDARVAARTIAGSPLVKAAVHGCDPNWGRIVAALGRSGAEIDGARIDLFLNDIRLVAGGSPHTFDEEKVRAAMRGAEVPIRVCLNLGDFAATAWGCDLSAEYVTINSEYTT from the coding sequence GTGAAGACACTACCCGGCGGCACGGTCACTTCTCCCAGGGGCTTTCTTGCTGGAGCAACACGCGCCGGACTCAAGACTAAGGGCGATCTTGATCTGGGCATCCTCTACTCAGAGGTATCCTGCGTTGCTGCCGGGCTTTTCACCACCAACAGGATCAAGGCGGCACCGGTCATCTGGTGCCAGAGGCATATCGCCGCGGGGAAGTCGCAAGCGATTGTAGCCAATGCCGGCTGCGCCAATGCCTGCATCGGCGAGCAGGGGCTTGAGGATGCCGCCGAGATGGCGAGACTGGCGGCAAGGCGGCTGGGGATCGAACCTCAGGACGTGCTGGTCGCCAGCACCGGCGTAATTGGTGAGCGGCTTCCCATCGACCTTATAGGGATAGGTATAGAAAGGGTTGCCCTATCGCAGGAGGGGGGTCATGAGCTGGCGCGGGCCATCCTGACCACCGATACCTGTACTAAGGAGGTAGCGGTGGCCGCTGATGACGACGAATTTACTATCGGGGGCATTGCCAAGGGGTCGGGGATGATCCATCCCAATCTGGGAACGCTGCTCTGTTTTCTGGCTACCGATGCCGCTATCGATGCCCATTTCCTGGAGAAGGCGCTTGGGGAGGCGGTGGATACCTCCTTCAATATGGTTACCGTAGATGGCGATACCAGCCCCAATGATACGGTGTTGATCCTTGCCAACGGTACCAGTGGGGTGGTGGGGAGCATCGGGGAGGGCACCAAACAGGCGGAGGAATTTCAAGCAGCGCTGACGGAGGTCTGCAACTATCTTGCCCGGCGCATCGCCCGCGATGGTGAGGGGGCGACCAGGCTCATCGAGGTTACCGTTGACGGGGCGCTCACCCTCGACGATGCCCGGGTGGCGGCGCGCACCATAGCCGGCTCCCCTCTGGTCAAGGCGGCGGTTCATGGGTGTGACCCCAACTGGGGGCGGATTGTCGCCGCCCTGGGCCGCAGCGGCGCCGAGATAGATGGGGCGCGGATAGACCTTTTCCTGAATGATATACGCCTCGTCGCTGGGGGCTCGCCCCATACCTTCGACGAAGAAAAGGTGAGGGCGGCGATGCGAGGGGCTGAGGTGCCCATCAGGGTGTGCCTCAATCTGGGGGACTTCGCGGCGACCGCCTGGGGCTGCGACCTGTCGGCGGAATATGTTACCATAAACAGTGAATATACGACCTGA